A window of Gasterosteus aculeatus chromosome 9, fGasAcu3.hap1.1, whole genome shotgun sequence contains these coding sequences:
- the LOC120824995 gene encoding transcription factor AP-4 isoform X1 has product MDYYVMPTDKIQPLHHCKKMEKDVIGGLCSLANIPLSPETAQDQERRIRREIANSNERRRMQSINAGFQSLKTLLPQADGEKLSKAAILQQTSDYIFALEQEKTQLLAQNNHLKRFLQDFSGSSPKRRRVEEKDEGIGSPDTLEEEKVEEVRRELLELRQQLDKERSARMQLEEQVRSRNNQLLPDRLKVITQQVEEEQALLQSQTLLRLQQIHAADRQPHSPQVLPSPAPTHHPTVIVPAPALTQHPHHHAAASPSATSSTVSTSRQNLDTIVQAIQHIEGTRKRRASAEEEQRRAVIVKNTACSDTDTDTEGEDCSLN; this is encoded by the exons ATGGACTACTACGTGATGCCGACGGACAAGATACAGCCCTTACACCATTGCAAGAAGATGGAGAAGGACGTCATCGGGGGCCTCTGCAG CTTGGCCAACATCCCCCTCAGCCCCGAGACGGCCCAGGACCAGGAGAGACGAATCCGCCGTGAGATCGCCAACAGCAACGAGCGCCGGCGCATGCAGAGCATCAACGCTGGTTTCCAGTCGCTCAAAACGCTCCTGCCCCAAGCAGACGGAGAGAAACTCAGCAAG GCGGCCATCCTGCAGCAGACATCAGACTACATCTTTGCCTTGGAGCAGGAAAAGACGCAGCTGCTGGCACAGAACAACCACCTCAAGCGCTTTCTCCAG GACTTTAGCGGCTCGTCGCCCAAGAGGAGGCgagtggaggagaaggacgaaGGGATCGGCTCTCCGGacacgctggaggaggagaaggtcgaggaggtgaggagggagctgctggagctccgACAGCAACTGGACAAGGAGCGCTCGGCTCGTATGCAGCTGGAGGAACAG GTGCGATCTCGGAACAACCAGCTGCTGCCGGACCGCCTGAAGGTGATCactcagcaggtggaggaggagcaggcgcTCCTCCAAAGTCAGACGCTGCTGCGACTGCAGCAGATCCACGCTGCCGACAGACAACCGCACAGCCCCCAG GTGCTGCCGTCTCctgcccccacccaccaccccaCGGTCATCGTACCGGCCCCGGCACTAACCCAGCACCCGCACCACCACGCGGCCGCCAGCCCGTCCGCCACCAGCAGCACCGTGTCCACGTCCAGACAGAACCTGGACACTATTGTGCAG GCCATCCAGCACATCGAAGGCACTCGGAAGAGGAGAGCGAGcgccgaggaggagcagagacgagcCGTCATCGTGAAGAACACCGCCTGCTCGGACACAGACACcgacacagagggagaggactGCTCGCTGAACtga
- the mvb12a gene encoding multivesicular body subunit 12A, with the protein MSLIEHGSVRPVTAVGWTSNTGTCPKGFTLISITEDGAAANFTRSFAIKSGYYLCYSRELTSGMVVSDIQLISDKEAIPHGYSYIEEHLEPKASVWKKKRACMLVVPMGSVDTAVLDIKVTAKSKMMLQHYTCLGDIHGYVLWCRKGHFSSPMPKAKPRSVSLDIRRLSLEQPSAPLPLQPSRPNHPMAPNKLSHRRHSFKKQDNLDKPADGSIQGITALDGVPFSLSPNFDGQANGTALQLNSQLHNIRIKSLQDIENEYNYTFATETAAKTTRPSVATGGAQTAQ; encoded by the exons ATGTCGTTGATCGAGCACGGGTCAGTCCGGCCAGTTACAGCGGTCGGCTGGACCTCCAACACCGGCACCTGCCCCAAGGGCTTCACACTg ATCAGCATCACAGAAGACGGAGCAGCAGCAAACTTTACTCGCAGCTTTGCGATTAAATCTGGATATTACCTCTGTTACAGCAGG GAGTTGACGTCTGGTATGGTGGTGTCGGACATTCAGCTCATCTCAGACAAGGAGGCTATTCCTCACGGTTACAGCTACATAGAAGAGCACCTCGAACCAA AGGCCTCCGTGTGGAAGAAGAAACGGGCGTGCATGCTCGTCGTCCCAATGGGCAGCGTGGACACAGCTGTGTTGGACATCAAAGTGACTGCCAAAAGCAAAATGATGCTGCAGCACTACACGTGCCTTGG AGACATCCACGGCTATGTGTTGTGGTGCAGAAAGGGACATTTTTCCAGCCCGATGCCTAAAGCAAAGCCCCGGAGTGTCAGCCTGGACATCCGCAGGCTCTCATTGGAGCAGCCGTCTGCTCCTCTGCCCCTTCAACCCAG CCGCCCCAATCATCCAATGGCACCAAATAAACTGAGTCACAGACGCCACAGCTTCAAAAAACAGGACAACCTCGACAAACCAGCCGACGGCAGCATCCAGGGGATCACAG CTTTAGATGGAGTTCCTTTTAGCCTCAGCCCAAATTTCGATGGCCAGGCAAACGGCACG GCTCTTCAGCTAAACTCTCAACTACACAACATCCGTATAAAGTCCCTTCAAGACATTGAGAATGAG tataACTACACTTTTGCGACCGAAACCGCCGCAAAGACAACCAGACCATCGGTGGCAACAGGAGGCGCCCAGACAGCTCAGTGA
- the LOC120824995 gene encoding transcription factor AP-4 isoform X2 has product MCPNGHRDTALYLANIPLSPETAQDQERRIRREIANSNERRRMQSINAGFQSLKTLLPQADGEKLSKAAILQQTSDYIFALEQEKTQLLAQNNHLKRFLQDFSGSSPKRRRVEEKDEGIGSPDTLEEEKVEEVRRELLELRQQLDKERSARMQLEEQVRSRNNQLLPDRLKVITQQVEEEQALLQSQTLLRLQQIHAADRQPHSPQVLPSPAPTHHPTVIVPAPALTQHPHHHAAASPSATSSTVSTSRQNLDTIVQAIQHIEGTRKRRASAEEEQRRAVIVKNTACSDTDTDTEGEDCSLN; this is encoded by the exons ATGTGTCCCAATGGACACCGGGACACCGCACTCTA CTTGGCCAACATCCCCCTCAGCCCCGAGACGGCCCAGGACCAGGAGAGACGAATCCGCCGTGAGATCGCCAACAGCAACGAGCGCCGGCGCATGCAGAGCATCAACGCTGGTTTCCAGTCGCTCAAAACGCTCCTGCCCCAAGCAGACGGAGAGAAACTCAGCAAG GCGGCCATCCTGCAGCAGACATCAGACTACATCTTTGCCTTGGAGCAGGAAAAGACGCAGCTGCTGGCACAGAACAACCACCTCAAGCGCTTTCTCCAG GACTTTAGCGGCTCGTCGCCCAAGAGGAGGCgagtggaggagaaggacgaaGGGATCGGCTCTCCGGacacgctggaggaggagaaggtcgaggaggtgaggagggagctgctggagctccgACAGCAACTGGACAAGGAGCGCTCGGCTCGTATGCAGCTGGAGGAACAG GTGCGATCTCGGAACAACCAGCTGCTGCCGGACCGCCTGAAGGTGATCactcagcaggtggaggaggagcaggcgcTCCTCCAAAGTCAGACGCTGCTGCGACTGCAGCAGATCCACGCTGCCGACAGACAACCGCACAGCCCCCAG GTGCTGCCGTCTCctgcccccacccaccaccccaCGGTCATCGTACCGGCCCCGGCACTAACCCAGCACCCGCACCACCACGCGGCCGCCAGCCCGTCCGCCACCAGCAGCACCGTGTCCACGTCCAGACAGAACCTGGACACTATTGTGCAG GCCATCCAGCACATCGAAGGCACTCGGAAGAGGAGAGCGAGcgccgaggaggagcagagacgagcCGTCATCGTGAAGAACACCGCCTGCTCGGACACAGACACcgacacagagggagaggactGCTCGCTGAACtga
- the LOC120824994 gene encoding pre-B-cell leukemia transcription factor 1 codes for MEDQARMMLGHIGLTGLPHDDVGDPDNIRKHHGMAQPQQDIGDILQQIMVITDESLDEAQARKHALNCHRMKPALFSVLCEIKERTALSIRGIQEEDGPDPQIMRLDNMLLAEGVAGPERGGASAAAAVVAAAAGGSPGEGNVEHSEYKEKLAQIRRMYHAELEKYQQACNEFTDHVMNLLREQSRTRPISPKEIERMVGIIHRKFSTIQMQLKQSTCEAVMILRSRFLDARRKRRNFSKQAAEILNTYFYSHLANPYPSEEAKEDLARKCSITVSQVANWFGNKRIRYKRNVAKLQEEANRYAVKTAVDAASVSSQASQANSPATPNSGGYPAQCYTPDGRL; via the exons ATGGAGGACCAGGCCCGCATGATGTTGGGTCACATCGGACTAACCGGACTGCCCCACGACGACGTGGGGGATCCTGACAACATCAGGAAACACCACGGCATGGCTCAGCCGCAGCAGGACATTGGTGACATCCTCCAGCAGATCATGGTCATCACAGACGAGAGTCTGGACGAGGCCCAGGCCAG GAAACACGCTTTAAACTGCCACAGAATGAAGCCTGCGCTCTTCAGCGTCCTGTGCGAGATCAAAGAACGGACAG CCCTCAGCATCCGAGGTATCCAGGAAGAAGACGGGCCCGACCCTCAGATCATGCGACTGGACAACATGTTGTTAGCGGAGGGGGTCGCCGGTCCggagaggggcggggcctcCGCGGCGGCGGCTGTGGTTGCCGCGGCAGCCGGAGGGTCGCCCGGCGAGGGGAACGTCGAGCACAGCGAGTACAAAGAGAAGCTGGCTCAGATCCGACGGATGTACCACGCCGAGCTGGAGAAATACCAACAG GCGTGCAATGAGTTCACCGACCACGTGATGAACCTGCTGAGGGAGCAGTCCCGTACGCGGCCCATCTCACCCAAAGAGATCGAGCGAATGGTCGGAATCATCCACCGCAAGTTCAGCACCATCCAGATGCAGTTGAAGCAGAGCACATGTGAAGCCGTCATGATCCTGCGCTCCAGGTTCCTGGATGCCAG GCGCAAGCGGAGAAACTTCAGCAAGCAGGCGGCGGAGATtttgaatacatatttttaCTCTCATCTGGCAAACCCTTACCCCAGTGAGGAGGCCAAGGAGGACCTGGCCCGGAAGTGCTCCATCACCGTGTCTCAG GTGGCGAACTGGTTTGGAAACAAGCGGATTCGGTATAAGAGAAACGTGGCAAAATTGCAGGAGGAAGCTAACCGCTACGCTGTGAAGACAGCCGTGGACGCTGCCAGTGTATCTTCACAGGCGAGCCAAGCCAACTCCCCGGCCACGCCAAACTCAG GAGGATACCCGGCCCAGTGTTACACTCCTGACGGGAGGTTGTGA